A part of Legionella sainthelensi genomic DNA contains:
- a CDS encoding DUF2130 domain-containing protein: MHDIICPHCKKAFKVDEAGYADILKQVRDKEFDKQLHDRLELAEKEKLNAVELAKSNIRNDMQKLASDKDAEIKELKAKLDAGDVARKLAVTEALIAIEKERDKLANELERTKLDKEAALKLAEEKLGTSESAKKLAVAEALSKVEKERDELKISLKQAELEKQLSEKSLKDKYETQLKDRDDAIERLRDMKARLSTKMVGETLEQHCETEFNRIRATAFPYAYFEKDNDASSGSKGDFIFRDLDHAGTEIVSIMFEMKNEIDTTATKKKNEDFLKELDKDRTEKGCEYAVLVSLLEPDNEFYNSGIVDMFHRYPKMYVVRPQFFLTIITLLRNAAIKSLEYKTELALVKSQNIDITNFEKDLEQFKSAFGKNYELASKKFQIAIDEIDKSIDHLQRTRDALLGTDRNLRLANDKAQDITIKKLTRKNPTMKAIFEELDKKDVPDSDLA, from the coding sequence ATGCATGACATCATCTGCCCCCATTGCAAAAAGGCATTCAAAGTTGACGAAGCTGGGTATGCAGATATTTTGAAGCAGGTTCGTGATAAAGAATTTGATAAGCAATTGCATGATCGACTCGAATTGGCTGAGAAGGAGAAACTGAATGCAGTGGAACTTGCCAAGAGCAATATCAGAAATGACATGCAGAAGCTCGCTTCAGATAAAGATGCCGAGATAAAAGAACTGAAAGCAAAATTAGATGCTGGTGATGTTGCGCGGAAACTAGCTGTGACTGAAGCTCTGATAGCTATTGAGAAAGAACGCGATAAACTAGCTAACGAACTGGAAAGGACGAAACTAGATAAAGAAGCTGCTCTGAAACTAGCTGAGGAAAAGCTTGGGACAAGCGAATCTGCGAAGAAACTTGCTGTTGCCGAGGCGCTTAGCAAAGTTGAGAAAGAGCGGGATGAACTAAAAATCAGTCTTAAACAAGCAGAGCTTGAAAAGCAACTTTCTGAAAAATCTCTCAAAGACAAGTATGAAACACAGCTCAAAGATCGTGACGATGCTATTGAGCGATTACGAGACATGAAAGCTCGTCTTTCGACTAAAATGGTTGGAGAAACCCTTGAACAGCATTGCGAGACAGAGTTCAATCGGATTCGTGCAACTGCATTTCCATATGCATATTTTGAAAAAGATAACGATGCAAGTTCTGGTAGTAAAGGCGACTTTATTTTTCGTGACTTAGACCATGCTGGTACTGAGATAGTTTCAATCATGTTTGAAATGAAAAACGAAATAGACACCACTGCAACTAAGAAAAAAAATGAGGATTTCTTAAAGGAGCTAGATAAAGATCGTACTGAAAAAGGCTGTGAGTATGCAGTGCTTGTTTCATTGCTTGAACCTGACAATGAATTCTATAACTCTGGGATTGTTGATATGTTCCACCGATACCCAAAGATGTATGTCGTTCGACCACAGTTCTTTCTTACTATAATTACACTTTTGCGCAACGCGGCGATCAAGTCGTTAGAATATAAGACAGAACTTGCGCTTGTTAAATCACAAAATATTGACATAACAAACTTCGAAAAAGACCTTGAACAATTTAAGTCCGCATTTGGTAAAAACTATGAGCTTGCCTCTAAGAAATTTCAAATTGCAATTGATGAGATTGATAAATCAATTGATCATCTACAGAGGACCAGGGATGCGCTGCTCGGGACTGATCGAAATCTTCGCCTTGCAAACGATAAGGCACAGGACATAACCATCAAGAAGCTGACACGTAAAAATCCAACGATGAAGGCTATATTTGAGGAGCTTGATAAAAAAGATGTTCCTGATTCTGATCTAGCGTAG
- a CDS encoding universal stress protein translates to MEINNILIASDFSKHSDYSLSRAVTLAEQHKAILHFLHILIQPRIGNFSQYSIEELEQDYLAQKNKIEKKILKCIKKYSHNIETYVSVLAGRAADEIVRYAKENKCNMIIAGAHGEYYIKDYILGTTSSSMISHSDVPILLVKKEPSFAYNRIIIATDFSEVSKNAIEFTFKCFPNATFQLLHIIDIYFTKLLLRYEQEDTKDITCRLDDFLSKCNVDQTKFQKKIMGGYIADTIVIQSEKWQADLISFGTQGNSKLQYLLTGSVAKRLLQLSTTDMLVVPPKQK, encoded by the coding sequence ATGGAAATAAATAATATATTAATTGCCAGTGACTTTTCAAAGCATTCAGACTACTCCCTTTCAAGAGCAGTTACTTTAGCTGAACAGCATAAAGCAATACTCCACTTTTTACATATCTTAATCCAGCCCAGGATTGGTAATTTTTCACAATATTCAATTGAAGAGTTGGAACAAGATTATCTTGCACAAAAAAATAAAATTGAAAAAAAAATTTTAAAATGCATAAAAAAATACTCTCATAACATTGAAACCTATGTTTCTGTATTAGCTGGTAGAGCAGCTGATGAGATTGTCAGATACGCTAAAGAAAACAAATGTAATATGATTATTGCTGGTGCGCATGGCGAATACTACATCAAGGATTACATCTTAGGCACTACTTCAAGTTCTATGATAAGTCATAGTGATGTTCCAATCCTACTGGTAAAAAAAGAGCCTTCTTTTGCGTATAATCGGATAATTATAGCTACCGATTTTTCCGAAGTAAGTAAAAATGCAATTGAATTTACATTCAAATGTTTTCCTAATGCAACCTTTCAATTACTACATATCATAGATATATATTTCACTAAATTGTTACTAAGATATGAACAGGAAGATACAAAAGATATCACATGCAGGTTAGATGATTTTCTTAGTAAGTGTAATGTAGATCAAACTAAATTCCAGAAAAAAATCATGGGTGGATATATTGCAGACACTATTGTCATTCAGTCTGAAAAATGGCAAGCTGATTTGATTTCATTTGGTACTCAAGGAAACTCTAAATTACAGTATTTACTGACAGGAAGTGTGGCTAAACGATTATTACAGCTTAGCACCACTGATATGTTAGTTGTTCCGCCAAAACAAAAATAG